A single window of Marinitoga litoralis DNA harbors:
- a CDS encoding PD-(D/E)XK nuclease domain-containing protein, translating to FGIKFKKIVKETLSYYDVSGEEPERFYHGLILGMIVGLSKKYIVKSNRETGYGRADVILIPKEKTEPGIIFEFKKYSIDFDKDLKDSAEKGIKQIEEKGYEEEIKSYGIEKIIKVAIAFDKKDVEVLIK from the coding sequence TTTGGAATAAAATTCAAAAAAATAGTAAAAGAAACATTGAGTTATTATGATGTAAGTGGAGAAGAACCAGAAAGATTTTATCATGGATTAATACTGGGAATGATAGTAGGACTAAGTAAAAAATACATAGTAAAAAGCAACAGAGAAACAGGATATGGAAGAGCAGATGTAATATTAATACCAAAAGAAAAGACAGAACCAGGAATAATATTTGAATTTAAAAAATATAGTATAGACTTTGATAAAGACTTAAAAGACAGTGCAGAAAAAGGTATAAAACAAATAGAAGAAAAGGGATATGAAGAAGAAATAAAAAGTTATGGAATAGAGAAAATAATAAAAGTAGCAATTGCTTTTGATAAGAAAGATGTGGAAGTGTTAATTAAATAA
- the cobU gene encoding bifunctional adenosylcobinamide kinase/adenosylcobinamide-phosphate guanylyltransferase, which yields MIVLVTGGARSGKSTFAQEYISKIGNKIVYIATAIPFDDGMKYRIKKHINSRSKQWKTIEMYKSFDKLESNIDFLNSDSILFECMTLMVSNLLLEENIENADYETIENIEKKIFFEVEKIIAIMKKYNKNFIIVTNEVGMGIVPSYKLGNIFRDIAGRINQYLAKEADEVYITISGIPLKLKG from the coding sequence ATGATAGTTTTAGTCACTGGCGGAGCGAGAAGTGGAAAAAGCACATTTGCACAGGAATATATAAGTAAAATAGGAAATAAAATAGTATATATAGCAACAGCAATACCATTTGATGATGGTATGAAATATAGAATAAAAAAACATATAAATTCTAGATCAAAACAATGGAAAACTATTGAAATGTATAAATCGTTTGATAAATTAGAATCTAATATAGATTTTTTAAACAGCGATTCAATTTTATTTGAATGTATGACACTGATGGTATCCAATCTATTATTAGAAGAAAATATAGAAAATGCAGATTATGAAACAATAGAAAATATAGAGAAAAAAATATTTTTTGAAGTAGAGAAAATTATAGCAATAATGAAAAAATACAATAAAAATTTTATTATAGTTACAAATGAAGTTGGTATGGGAATAGTACCATCATATAAACTTGGTAATATTTTTAGAGATATTGCCGGAAGAATAAATCAATATTTAGCTAAAGAGGCTGATGAGGTTTATATAACCATATCAGGAATACCCTTAAAATTGAAGGGATGA